TAAGGCCGTCGCCTGCGGACTGCATACTCATGCGGCCTCGAACTCGACGGAGCGAGGTTGATCGCCACCACCGAACGGCGGGCGCGCGCGAGAGCCGTCGATAGGCTCGCTCGATGTCGCCATGCGTTGCGCGCAGATCAGTCTGTAAGGAACAAGTGCCGGCGCCGGGCCGATACGGTCTGCGGCGATCCGGTACCTGCCAGTGCACGGCGGCGGGTGCACTCGGCTAGCAAGGTACGAAGGGATCCCGGTCGGCGGCCTCGAGCATCAACACCGACGAGGTGCGACACGGGATCGCTGCCAGTCGGCTGCTTGGCGCCTGCGTTGTCTCCTTATGTTGGGCGTTCGTGACTAGCGTGCCGCCAGCGCTCATGCCGGATCTCGGCCCGAAACGGCCCGCACGATCACTTGGGACGACTACGCCGCCTGGGTGATGACGGAATGGGAGCAGCTGCTCGCGACGCAGCCGGCCGAAGACGCCGTCCAGAACTTCCTCGAACGCCATCCGTCACTTATCCCAGGCGCGTTCGGCGACGTCGGCCCGGGGCGGTAACAACGGCCCTCACCTTCAGGGGGTCTGGCGCGAGTGACAGCGGCCACGGGAAACTGCCCGGAGACGGCCATGTAGCTGCCCGGTGGCGGACATGAAAACTGCCCGCTGATGGTCATGGGATCTGCCCGACACGACGTCGTTCGCCTCGCCGCCTGCTGCGGTTGGGGCCCCTCTTCGGATCAGCTGGCGGTGCTGAAGCGCCGTCGACCCGAAGAGGGACAACTTGAAGTCTGCCGAGGAGATCATGCACATGTTGGAAGCTTTCGACTTGACCGGGTCGTTGCGCGACGCGGCCGAACTGGCTGGCTGTTCGCACCACACGGTCGCCAAGCACGTTGCGGCCCGCGACGCGGGTCAGCTCACCGACCAGGCTGCAGCGCGGCCGATGTTGATTGATGAGTTCTTGCCCAAGATGGAGGAGTGGATGGAGCACTCCAAGGGCAAGATCCGCGCTGATGTGGCGCACGAGAAGCTGCTCGCGTTGGGCTATCGGGGTTCGGAGCGCACCACTCGCCGTGCGGCCGCGACGGTGCGGGCGGCGTACCGGTCCGGCCGGATCCGGGTGCACCGGCCGTGGGTGACTGAGCCGGGGATGTGGCTGCAGTACGACTTCGGCGACGGGCCGGTGATCGACGGGGTCAAGACGATCCTGTTCTGCGCGTGGTTGGCGTGGTCCCGGTTCCGGGTGGTGTTGGCGCTGCGGGACAAGACGATGCCCAGCGTGTTCGCGGCCCTGGATGTGACGCTGCGCAGGATCGGCGGCGTCCCGACCTATGTGCTGACCGATAACGAGAAGACCGTCACCGTCGAGCATGTCGCGGGGATCGCGGTGCGTAACCCGCAGATGCTCGCGTTCGCCCGGCACTACGGGGCGACGGTGCACACGTGCGAGCCGGCCGATCCCGCGTCGAAGGGCGGCTCGGAGTCGACGGTGAAGCTGGCGAAGGCCGACCTGGTCCCGAAGGACACGAACCTGCTGGGCGCCTACGGCTCGTTCGCCGAGTTGGAGGCGGCCTGCCAAGCGTTCTGTGAGCAGGTCAACGCCCGGGTCCACCGGGTGACGCGGCGGGCGCCGGCCGAGATGCTGACCGAGGAACAGGCCCGGCTGCACCGGGTGCCGACCGTGGCGCATACGGTCGCGTTCGGGCTGACCCGCACCGTCGCGGCGAAGACGCCGATGGTCACCTTCGAGGGCGGGCAGTACTCGGTGCCACACGCGTTGCTCGGCCAGCAGGTCTGGGTCCGCAGCTACGGTGTCGGCGCCGGCGAGCAGGTGGTGATCGTGCACGTCGGCGAGCGCGGTCCGGTCGAAGTCGCCCGGCACCTGCGCGCGCGGCCGGGCAGTCCGCGGCTGCAGGACGCGCACTTCCCACCCGCTCCGGCCGGGCTGGCGCGGGCGCCGAAGGCGCGCACCGCCGCCGAGAGTGAGTTCCTGGCGTTGGGTGAGGGCGCGCACCTGTGGTTGGCCGAGGCTGCCGCCGCGGGCACCACAAGGATGCGGGTCAAGATGGCCGCCGCGGTCGGCACCGCGAAGCTCGTCGGTGCTGTCGAGGTGGACTGGGCGCTCGGGCACGCCGCGGTCAACGCCCGCTTCGGCGAGCATGATCTGGCCTCGATCCTCGAGCACCACGCCAGGACTCGGCCCGGCGAGCTGCACCGGGCCGGGGAGGATCGTTCCCTCACCCAAGGCACTGCGAGCTGGGCCGCGCTCGGTGCCGCCGGGGACGGCCTGGCCGAGGGCGGGGTGAGCGCGTGAGCGCCACGACCCGGACCGGGACAACGCCGAATGCGCTTATAGCGGCGGGTGTTCCGGCCGCACCGCCACTGCCGGATGACCTAGAGGCTGTGTTGCGTCGGCTGCGGCTGCCACACATCCGCCGGCTGGCGCCGGAGGTGCTCGCCACCGCGAAAGCGCAACGCTGGGAACCGGCCGAAGTGCTGCGGGCCCTATTCGCCGAAGAGGCCGCCGGACGCGAACGCTCCGCGCTGGCGACCCGGCGAGCGGCGGCGGCGTTCCCCACCGGCAAAACCTTCGACGCGTGGAAGCCGGACGCCTCCTCGATCCCGGCACCGACCCAGCAGGCGCTGCGCACCCTGGAATGGGTGCACCGGCGAGAGAACCTGGTGGTCTGCGGCCCGTCCGGGACCGGGAAGACGTTCCTGCTCGAAGCCCTCGGCCAGCAGGCCGTCGAATCCGGGCTCAAGGTCGCCTGGTTCACCCTGGAAGACCTCGGCGTGCTGCTGCGCCGACACCGGGCCGATGACACCGTGTCCAAGGCGATCGCCCGGGTCCTACGTGCAGATCTCGTCGTCGTCGATGACATCGGGCTCTTGCCGGTGGCCCAAGACGCCGCCGAAGGCCTCTACCGCCTAGTGGATGCGGCATATGAGAAACGCTCCGTGGCCGTGAGCTCGAACCTGCACCCGGCAGCGTTCGACGAGCTGATGCCCAAAACCCTCGCCACCGCGACCGTCGACCGACTGCTTCACCACGCCCACGTCTGCCAAACCAGCGGCGACTCGGTCCGACTGTCCCAAGCACTCGCCGGACAAGGAGTGCTGGCCTTGACCTGAGATCGCGGCCGGGTGGTGGCCAGCAGCTGGGCAGATCCCATGGCCACCACCGGGCAGTTCTCGTGACCGTCACCGGGCAGGTTTCACGACCGCCTCTGGGCAGAACTCAATGGCCCTTGACACGCGAGCCGCAGTTGCACGGCTCGGGATGTGACCAGATACCGGACTTAATGTGGATCAGCCGCTCCACGTCGATGATCACACCAATCTGTATCGAGATCGAGAAGCCGGACAGGCGTTGGTTCGACCAGACCGGTGACCCGCTGAAGGATTTCGTCCGCCCGCGAACAGCTCGTGAACTGGGATTCCTGGCTTTCTCGGCCCGAGAATGAGGCGATCTTCCGGTCAGCGTTCAGGCTCAACGTGTACGCCGACTATTCGCTGCGCCCGCAATTCCTCCTGATCTAAGGGCGACGAGACGAGCTTGACCCGCGTTGACTCATATCGCGTCAACGTCCAGACGCAACAGCTGTCTGGCTGTTCTTGGGTTTCGCGGCGCGACCTGCTTCCAGTCGGGCGACCGGTACCCGATCTCGCTGACGCGCACGAGGGGCAGCGCCCCCAGCGACCTGCAACGGTTCGACCATTCGAACGATCACGTTCAGGTGGGACCGAGAGAGAACGTCGCACGTGTCACCGACAGCTTCCGGGGCGGACCATGCTCACAATGAACGTGCGTGGGCCTGCTGATATCGAGGCCACGCAACCGGCGCTGGACCCGGCTCGTTAGATGCTTCGCCAGCGCTTCCTGTGTTGTTCGTCCTTGAAGTCGTCTGGCTGCAACTGCGCCCTACAGTCCAGCCGGTCGTTCAATCCACGGGAACGTTCGGAGATCGTTGGCAGGCGCGGGACCGGTCCCCACGTCTGCCACATGTGTCGAATAAGCTGCGTTGCGTCCAACGCGTCTACGTCGTTGAAGGACCCTGGACCGTCGGCACGGCCGAGTATCTCCTCTAGCTGTTCAAGCTGAGCGCAAATCGCCTTGATCCGAGTTAGGGCGGAAGTCAGTTCCGCGCAGCCGTGAAGGCAGGCACGTGCGTGCGCAATCCGCGCGCACGCCAGTCGGCGCATGTCAGGGGTCCATGGGTCGTCAGCCCCGTCGATGGCGTCCAGGACGTCGTCGGCTGCGATCCATGCGACCGATCGCGCGGCTACTGACTCGGACTCGTGGCGCTTACGCGCGTCCAGGTTCGCCGGGAGGAAGGTGGACAGCGGCATCGCCGTGAACGTGTTGAGCGCCCGCTCCCAGTGGACATCGACGAGGCGCAGCGCCGCCGTGCCCACCTCGACGACCGGATGTTCTGTTCCGTCGCGCCAGACGCGGAACGTTTCGACTCGCGGCAGTAATCGGCTGGCGAGAACTAACGCTTGCAAACATGGGTTGATGTTCTCAGTGTCGAGTTGCTCGACGTGCGCTTCGGCGACTCGGGAGTTGAACACAAGCCGACGGAGCCGCAGACCGTTCGTTCCAAAGAACGCCTCTGCGCGACGCCACGGCTGCAAGCGTCCCGGTTCGTCACAGGTCGGGGTGAGCAATCCTGGGTCGCGCTCTCCGGCGCGGTCGTGGGCGAACGCAGCTTCGCAACCTCGAACGAAAGACACTGCGCCGCTGAATGCGTGTACGACTTGTCGGGGAGTGAACTCCGCATCGTCGACGATGAAAACTTCGCGGTGCCCATCCCAGACGAGCGATTCGTGAGCTTGCCCGTTGCGGACGTCCCTCAGCACGGCAACGTCGAGCACGGATGCGAGCCAGTCGCCGTCACTCGCGATCGCAGCTTGAAGAGGACCGAGCGTTGGTGGAACGCTCCATTGCCTGCGGCTAAGGCAACGCATCGTCCACGCGTACTGCCGAAACGGTCCCTCGGTGATCCGCTTGTACACGTCGGCGAGCTGATGGGCTCGGGTTTCACTGTCGGCTTCGGACCTCAAGTCCTGCAGAGTCGCTATGACCCGCCGCCAGGTCTGTCGGAGTGCCTCGTCGCGCCCGTGCAGATACGCGAACGCGGCAGCTCTGTCCGTGGGCGCTTCCCGCCTGCTGTGGTCGAGCGCCCAAAGCATCTCGTGCATAGACGAGTAGGCGAGCACGGGATCGGGAGCGTCGGCGATCCATCCACAAATGCAGACGAGAGCGAGCACGTCGTCCACTGGCTCGACGCCAAGCGACGCGACATGAGGCAGCACTTGCCTCACGAGGCTTGTCACGTCGTACTTGAACGCTTCGAAGACCCGTGAGGCACTGAACTCTCCTGTCTCGTCGACTGGGCGAGTGCTTAGGCCGAACACGCGACTAAGACTGTCGTGCTCTTCTTGGCCCGTCGGCTTCTCTGGCTGCTCAAACTCGATACGCGCTGTCCCAGCAATCGACTGAGCGGGCTGCTCGTTCTCCACCACCGCAAGCACCGCCGCAACGGCCGTGTCCATTCGCTCGAGCGCCGATGACGCGTCGGCCGCGTTGAACGGTTCGAACGCGCACATCGCCATCAGACGCCAGATGGCTGTGCTCCGAACCTCGACGATCTTCTCAAGTTGGCGACGGATACCGTTGAATGGCCGCGTCAGGTCCACATCCTGTACTGCGTGATGTACGGCGGCGCCGGCTTCTCGAAGTTGCCGCACGTACGTGTTCCAAACACCGGCTGGCAAAGGCACGGTGCTCACGGCGGGGAACGCCCAGGACTTCCGCTCAAGCTCTGCTCGGACAGGTGCGGCGAGGCGTCGCCGAGCCTCGGCAGGGATAGTCACGGCACGAGCGTATTCGCGCTATCAGTCGAAGTCCGACTCGATATGCGCGGACGCACTCTGCTCACGTCGCGTGGATCCGCCGCCCGAACCGCCGGCCGTGAGCAGAAGCTAGGCCGCGGGCGCCGCCGAGACACCGGCGCCTCGGTCTGTCGAGCGCTCGTGTGCGCCCCGAACGAGGTGCACGGATCGAGATGACCCATAACAGCTGACGTGAACTTCCAGCCGATGTTGCACTGGATGTGGTCTCGCGAACGGTGTCCGCAGCCGCGTGGAAGCACGCGCATATCACTCGGGTCTCGAGCCCGCCGTTCATCGGAGTCTTGAGCCTATTCGGCGTTGCCGGCGTCGGTCCGAATGTCGATGGCATCTTCAGCGGGAACAGCAAGTAAGGCGTGAACTGAACCACCCGATCTCACATTCGTAGCTGGCGACCGACGGTTGGGTGAACTTGAGGGCGTTACGACTCCTCGGTTTCGTCGCGCTCGGGTAGTTCGCCATCAGCGATCCCATCGAGTCCGCCGAGCGGGTCGATCGCGGTGTAGCCCGCGATGTACGTTGCGAGAATTTCCGCGCGGCGGGCCAACGCTCGGCCATCGTTCGTCGACTGCACGAAGACGTTGTACTCGCGGAGTCTCGCGTTGGCCGGCCGGCCGTAGGCGGGCTCGTCCTCCACCATCTGCGCGGCCTGGCGTCTGAGCTGCTCGAATTCCGCCAACTTGCCTCGATCGACAGCATCCGCGAACGCCCGTTGTCGGAAGGCGATGTAGTAGACGACGACGGTGCCGATCGACGCGAGCAGTCGATCGTCCTCATCGAAGACGGTGACCATGCGGTCGAGCGTCTGCTGAGCGAGTGCTTGGTACGCCTGCATGTCAGCCGCCGTGATGCGGGGAGAGGCACCGCGTGTGGCTACGAACAGGTCGTAGAGAGTTTCAGCTTTGGTATCGGTGATCTTCTGACGGCTCGCGACCTGGTGCTCGATCGCGAGGAATTTGGCGCCGAGTTCCCGGTACTTGTAGCGGGCGCTCCGGATCGGCGAACGGATGACGAGCAGCTCGTGCTCGGCCAGTGTGTTCGCCGCGTCGCGGGTGGGTCCAGTGAGCGCGTTACGACGTTCGGCAGCATTGAGCGCCGCGGAGGCGTTCAATCGCTGGAACATCTCCTCGATCAGATCCCCGCTGTCGCTCGTAACACGGACGATCGGCAGCTCAAAGTCGACAAAGCGGCGGGCGAGCAGCGGATACTCGGCTTGGAGGGTGGATAGCGTCATTCCCGCTGCCTTGACGGCTTCGTCCTCGAAGAAGACGAAGTCTTCGGCCAGCTTGAGCTGGTCGGCGAGGAAGGCGAGGATGGCTTCCAGTCGTTGCTTTCCGTCGATGACGGCGTACTGGTAGGCAAGCCCTTCCGGGCTGACCCTTCGCACGGTCGCGGTCTCGAAGTAGAGCTTCGGCACGTCGAGGCCGTTGATGATCGAGTCGATGAGCGCGCTGCGGGCACCCGGTTTCCAGACGTCGCTCTCGCGCTGGTATGGCGGGTCGAGGTTGACCACGCCCTTCATTCGGTGGAACCGCGAGACTGTGATCTCGGGCAGTAGCTCCGTTCGTATTTTCATGCCGGCCCTCGCCCGTGGCCGGCCTTGATGCGATTCGCGATGCGATCAAGATCTCGATAGATGGAGACCTCGTTGAAGCCGAGAGTGTCGAGTTGTTCGCGCAGGTCGGGCTTCGCGTCACCTGGGACGACGAACGCTTGGAGGGCCTTCGCCTTCCGCAGTGGCTCTGGTTCGCTATTCGCGGTTGGCAGTTGCGAAACGGTGAACGTCCCGGTCTGGAAGCGAATCCGGTCGAACACCAACGGCGCGACGACGGCGCGGGGCTTGGAGGGGTTCTCCGCGTCCTTGCCCGGCAGATAGTCCTTGAGCTTTCCGTCCCCGTCCGAGAGCAGTCGCGGGTGGCCGCCATCGCTGTCGCCGGCCTCGACGTTCAGGTCGTTCGGGTGGAGGACGAAGAACTCTCCGTCCATCTCGACGCCGGTGTCCGCGGACTCTGACCCACGTTCGCAGGCGAAGAACAGTGCGACGAGCGGGCTTTGTGACCAGTCGAGGAGTCGCGTCGGCAGAGCATGGTGCTGGGCGAAGGTGATCCAGCCCCAGTCGTCGAACGCGTACTGAAGTCCGGCCGCTGCCGCTTCCTGGCGGAACCGTGCGAGCATTGCGCGTTCGCCAGTCCGGTGGCGTTCGATGCGGAACGCGGACGCCTCGAGGCGCCAACTCTGGTCGCGGTGGCCGCGGTACCAGACCTCGCGCCCGTCCGCCGTGATCGGTGCCAGTACCCGCATTAAGTCTTCTACGGACCCGATCGTCGGGGTCTCAGATTTTGCGTCGACCACTTCTGTCACAGCGGCCAAATTTAGCAGTGTCAACGGGGCTTGTAGATCGACCGAACTGTCGTCCGGCGCGGATAAGGTTCGGGGCAGGCTCCGGCGGACGGCTGGCAGCGACCTGGAGGGAATGGTTCGGTGAGTTCAGAGCCCCGCGTCGCCGTTGGGGAAGAGACGATCGACGTCACCCCGCACCCGCGGCTGCTCGCCGTCCTGGGCGATATCGAGTTCGCTCCGTGGCAGTGCCTGGCCGAACTGATCGACAACGCCTTTGATGACTTCCTGACCGCGCCGCCCGACGGTGAGACGCCGACAGTGGCGATCTCGCTGCCCGCGCGCGGGTCGGACCGCCGCGACGCGCAGGTCTGGATCAACGACAACGGCCGGGGAATGAGCCTCGACCACCTCAGTGGCGCTGTTTCGGCCGGTTGGACCAGCAACGCTCGCTACGGGAAACTCGGGCTATTCGGGATGGGTTTCAACATCGCGACCGCACGGTTAGGCAACACCACAACAGTTCGGACGACCCGAGCGGGTGACCCCGACTGGATCAGCGTCACTCTCGATCTACATAACATGGCCGCGAACGCCGACTTCGAGGTCCCGGTCGTCCGCGAGCCGAAAGACGACCTGTCAGTTCATGGCACCGAGATCATCATCAGCGGCCTGAAGCAGGAGCAGCATGAGGCCCTGTCCCGCCAGCAGGTCAAGATCCGCCGGGTCCTCGGGGACGTCTACTCCTATCTACTACGCGAAAAGGGCTTCTCTCTGCTCGTCGACAACACGGCGGTGCAACCACTGCTGCCGTGCGTGTGGAACCACGACCGTGCCGTTGTGGTCAGCGGCGAGCGGATCCCGGCCTACATCCCGATCGATAAGCAGCTCAGCCCACTGCTCGCCTGCTTGGACTGCGGCCGATGGCAGGATCTCGGCCTAACGCGCTGCGAGGAATGCGGCGGCTCGAACCTTGAAGAGCGCGAGCGACGCGTCACCGGATGGCTCGGGATCCAGCGGTACTCGCACAAGACCGACTTCGGCGTCGACTTTCTGCGCAACGGGCGCAAGATCCTTGTCCGCGACCTCAGCCTGTTCTCCTGGGCAGACCCCAACGAGCCAGGCGCGCGGCCGATCCCTGAATACCCCATCGAGGTGCCCAACGAGGGACGCATCGTCGGCGAGATCCACCTCGACCACGTCCGGGTCAACTACCAGAAGAACGCCTTCGAATACGACACACCGGAGTGGAAGTACGCGGTACGGGTGTTGCGCGGCGACGGACCGCTTCGGCCGCAGTTCGCGCGCAGCATGGGATACGACACGAACGAGTCGCCGATCGGACTGCTGTTCACCGGCTACCGCCGCCTCGACCCCGGACTACGTCGCCTGGTCCCCGGCGACGGGAAGACTGCGATCCACCAAAAGGCCCGGGATTGGGCCGAGTTGTTCCGCAAGGGCGTGGCCGACTACCAGGACGACACCGTCTGGTACGAAGCCGCCCGGCAACACGACATCCCGAAGCCGACCGTGCCACCAGAAGCAACCCAGCCCAGCGAAGACCCGGAGCTGGACGCCCGGACACGCCTGGACATCCCGGAACCGGGCGAGGCGACACCAGGCCCGATCGACCCGCCGCCGGCCCGCGAAACCGAGGAGCAGAAGCAGCAGCGCTACCGAACCGTCGGACAGGTCCTGCCCGACATTTCAGGAGAATATTCGCTGCCGAACTACAGCACCTGGAACGTCACCGTCTACGCCCTGTCCGGCACCGAGCTCCTCGACAACAACGAGCAGCACGTGCCGGTGTACGCGCAGGGACAACGCGGCCCCGAGGTTCACGTGTTCGTCGACCTCGAGCACCCGCTGTTCACCGAGTTCGGCAGCGACCCGCGCGAGCACGCCGTGCTGAGCATCGCCGAGTACATGCGTGAACGACGCGGCAGCAGCGCGGCGGTCAGTTCGATCGTGGCCGAGCTGAAGGATCGGTGCCTGCCAGACCAGAGGGTGACCCCATCGGCGCTGGCCGCGATCGCCCACTCCCTGCTCGCCCGGGTCCGCGACGCCATGCGCCCCGTGATCGCCGGCAACGCCGAAGGGTTCTGGTCGCTGATCGGCGCGGACGACCACGCCGCCACCGAGCAGACCTACGCCAGTGAAGGGCTGGACCGCGCCTGGGACGACGTACGCGCGGCGGGCGACTGGATCAGCTACGCGCCGGTGACCTCGGTCGCCCGGCTGATCGGCCAGCGCCCCGGCGACTTCTTCGACGGCAAGGTCTTTCGTGCCAGCTACGCCGCTTTCCAGGACAGCCACGCCCGGTCGCTGGCCGTCAGCCGCATCGTCGGCTACCTCAACGACGTCGGCCTGCTCGCCGAACGCCGCGCTCGGCCCCGCCCGGACGATCTGAACCGGGCGCGGCTCAGCTGCCGGTTGCTCGACGACGAGTTGGCGGAGGTCAGCACGGATGAATGACTCCTACCTCGACCCGCGGCTGCTCCTGCTCGGCGGCCCGGACCGGTTCACCCGCCAAGTCGAACGGCTGCTCGGCCAACTCGGCTACGCCGATATCGCCAACATCGACGGCTCCGGCGACAAGGGCGGCGACTTGTTGGCCAGCATCGCGGGAACGCAATGGGTCCTTCAGTGCAAGTGGCAACGACGCGGCTCGGTCCCCCAGGCCGGCGTCAACGAGGTCTCCGAGGCGATGGATCACTACCGCGCCGAACGCGGCGTCGTCGTCACCAACCTCGCACCCAGCCGAGACGCCGACACCCGGCGCCAGGCTCTGGCCAGGATCGGGCAGCGGATCGACTTCTGGACCGGCCACGACCTGACTCAGCTCTGGGAGCAAAGCCCTGACCGCGGTCCCCGCATTCGGCTGCGTGACTATCAGCGTGAAGCGGTCACTGCGCTGATCGACGATCTCGATACCGAAGGCCGCGCCCTGCTGGTTTTGGCGACCGGCCTGGGTAAGACCGTCGTCGGCGGCGAGGTGATCTCCCACCACCTCGACCTTGACCCGACCGCGGACATCCTGGTCGCCGCGCACACTAAGGACCTAGTGGCCCAACTGGAACGTGCCCTGTGGCGGCACCTGCCCAAGACCGTCAAGACACAGATCCTCACCGGCGACGAGAAGACAGCCGACCTACGAGGCGTCACCTTCGCGACCGTGGCCAGCGCCCTGAACGCGGCGCTCAGCGGGTACCGGCCGTCGCTGGTGATGGTCGACGAGACCCACCACGTCGGCGAGGACGGCCACTACAGCGCGCTGCTAGACGAGCTGAAAGACTCCAGCCAGTTCGGCGTCACCGCGACACCCTGGCGCGGCGACAGGTACGACATCGAAGACCACTTCGGGCCCGCCTCCTACAAGCTCGGCATAGAGGAGGGCATGCGTCGCGGATACCTCGCTCAAGTCGACTACCGACTGTTCGTCGACAACATCGACTGGGACGTCGTCAAGGACGTCTCTCGGCGCGCCTACTCGATGAAGGAACTCAATAGCAGACTGTTCCTGCCTCAACGCGACGAAGCCGTCCGAGACGAACTGCTGGCCGCGTGGAACTCCACCCTCGATCCGCGCGCGATCGTGTTCTGCCAGACCATCGAGCACGCCGAACGCATGGCCGAACTACTCAGCCGCACCCCCGAGTGGCGCAGCACCAAGGCGGTCCACACCGGACCCGGCATGTCGATGCGCGAACGCCAACTGCGGCTGCTGGACTTCCGCGCCGGACGGATCCCGATCCTCACCGCGGTCGACATCCTCAATGAAGGCGTCGACGTCCCCGACATCAACATTATTTGTTTCGCGCGAGTCACCCACAGCCGCCGCATCTTCGTGCAACAACTCGGCCGCGGTCTGAGGCTTCGCGAAGGAAAGCACAAGGTCATCGCGCTGGACTTCGTCAGCGACCTGCGCCGTGTCGCCGCCGTCTTGAACCTGCGCCGCCAAACCGGCGCCGACGAGATCGAAGTCATCCCCGACGTTCCGCTACCCCAGATCAGCTTCTCCGACGCCAAAGCCGAATCCCTGCTAGAGCAGTGGATCCTGGACGCCGCCTCGCTCGAGACGGCGAACGACGACGCCCGGTTGCAATTCATCGACCCCGAGATCCCAGCATCATGACTCGAGCAGATTCTCGCCGCGTACCGCCCGAACAGATCGATGCGGTCGTCAAAGCGCTCTACACCGAGGCAGACCGGCTCGATTGGGAACACCTATCGCCACAACGCCGGACCGCCCTATACGACACCTGGGTCACTGACCCGCAGATCGGCGCGGTGCTCACCGAGTTTATGAGCGCCGAGACGGCTCGGTCATGGATCAAAGACGGTCCAATGAAGGAGTACCGGCGAGCGCGCCAAGGCGCGGGGCGCTACGCCAAGTTCGGTTCCCGCCAGGGACCGACAGCGGCCCAGATCGTCGCTCACGCGCTCGGTACGGAAGCCGTGATCATGGACGGAACGGTTGGCGTCAAGCCGTTTCACTGTGTGGCCACGATGAACGGCGCCGGATCCACGTTCGTGGCGTGGGGTGAAGCCCGCAACTTCCGTCACCTGGTCTGGGCGGCGCTGAGCCACCTGACCGACAACCCCACCGACTCCGCGGCCCTGGTCATCATCGAGACGATGGCCGAGCCCACTCCCTCGGCGGACAAGGCTCGACAGGAGAGCATCGCCCAACGCTGCTCACTGGCGCTCAAGTACTACCGTGTCGCGAACGAGCGACGCCCGACCGCAGCCGGGAGTGAGCAGTGAACCGCGACGCGGCCATCACGTCGCGGATCATGGCTGCGGTCAAGAACACCGGCACTCGCCCCGAACTGGCGCTGCGCCGCGAGCTATTCCGCCGCGGCCTGCGCTACCGGGTCCGCACCAGGGTCCTGGGCCATCCCGACATCGTGTTCCCCACCGAGCGAATCGCATGCTTCGTCGATGGCGATCGGTGGCACGGCAACGGATGGAAGATTCGCGGGCTGGAGTCA
This genomic stretch from Jatrophihabitans cynanchi harbors:
- a CDS encoding ATP-binding protein → MSSEPRVAVGEETIDVTPHPRLLAVLGDIEFAPWQCLAELIDNAFDDFLTAPPDGETPTVAISLPARGSDRRDAQVWINDNGRGMSLDHLSGAVSAGWTSNARYGKLGLFGMGFNIATARLGNTTTVRTTRAGDPDWISVTLDLHNMAANADFEVPVVREPKDDLSVHGTEIIISGLKQEQHEALSRQQVKIRRVLGDVYSYLLREKGFSLLVDNTAVQPLLPCVWNHDRAVVVSGERIPAYIPIDKQLSPLLACLDCGRWQDLGLTRCEECGGSNLEERERRVTGWLGIQRYSHKTDFGVDFLRNGRKILVRDLSLFSWADPNEPGARPIPEYPIEVPNEGRIVGEIHLDHVRVNYQKNAFEYDTPEWKYAVRVLRGDGPLRPQFARSMGYDTNESPIGLLFTGYRRLDPGLRRLVPGDGKTAIHQKARDWAELFRKGVADYQDDTVWYEAARQHDIPKPTVPPEATQPSEDPELDARTRLDIPEPGEATPGPIDPPPARETEEQKQQRYRTVGQVLPDISGEYSLPNYSTWNVTVYALSGTELLDNNEQHVPVYAQGQRGPEVHVFVDLEHPLFTEFGSDPREHAVLSIAEYMRERRGSSAAVSSIVAELKDRCLPDQRVTPSALAAIAHSLLARVRDAMRPVIAGNAEGFWSLIGADDHAATEQTYASEGLDRAWDDVRAAGDWISYAPVTSVARLIGQRPGDFFDGKVFRASYAAFQDSHARSLAVSRIVGYLNDVGLLAERRARPRPDDLNRARLSCRLLDDELAEVSTDE
- a CDS encoding FRG domain-containing protein, whose product is MTEVVDAKSETPTIGSVEDLMRVLAPITADGREVWYRGHRDQSWRLEASAFRIERHRTGERAMLARFRQEAAAAGLQYAFDDWGWITFAQHHALPTRLLDWSQSPLVALFFACERGSESADTGVEMDGEFFVLHPNDLNVEAGDSDGGHPRLLSDGDGKLKDYLPGKDAENPSKPRAVVAPLVFDRIRFQTGTFTVSQLPTANSEPEPLRKAKALQAFVVPGDAKPDLREQLDTLGFNEVSIYRDLDRIANRIKAGHGRGPA
- a CDS encoding DUF262 domain-containing protein translates to MKGVVNLDPPYQRESDVWKPGARSALIDSIINGLDVPKLYFETATVRRVSPEGLAYQYAVIDGKQRLEAILAFLADQLKLAEDFVFFEDEAVKAAGMTLSTLQAEYPLLARRFVDFELPIVRVTSDSGDLIEEMFQRLNASAALNAAERRNALTGPTRDAANTLAEHELLVIRSPIRSARYKYRELGAKFLAIEHQVASRQKITDTKAETLYDLFVATRGASPRITAADMQAYQALAQQTLDRMVTVFDEDDRLLASIGTVVVYYIAFRQRAFADAVDRGKLAEFEQLRRQAAQMVEDEPAYGRPANARLREYNVFVQSTNDGRALARRAEILATYIAGYTAIDPLGGLDGIADGELPERDETEES
- the istA gene encoding IS21 family transposase, which encodes MKSAEEIMHMLEAFDLTGSLRDAAELAGCSHHTVAKHVAARDAGQLTDQAAARPMLIDEFLPKMEEWMEHSKGKIRADVAHEKLLALGYRGSERTTRRAAATVRAAYRSGRIRVHRPWVTEPGMWLQYDFGDGPVIDGVKTILFCAWLAWSRFRVVLALRDKTMPSVFAALDVTLRRIGGVPTYVLTDNEKTVTVEHVAGIAVRNPQMLAFARHYGATVHTCEPADPASKGGSESTVKLAKADLVPKDTNLLGAYGSFAELEAACQAFCEQVNARVHRVTRRAPAEMLTEEQARLHRVPTVAHTVAFGLTRTVAAKTPMVTFEGGQYSVPHALLGQQVWVRSYGVGAGEQVVIVHVGERGPVEVARHLRARPGSPRLQDAHFPPAPAGLARAPKARTAAESEFLALGEGAHLWLAEAAAAGTTRMRVKMAAAVGTAKLVGAVEVDWALGHAAVNARFGEHDLASILEHHARTRPGELHRAGEDRSLTQGTASWAALGAAGDGLAEGGVSA
- the istB gene encoding IS21-like element helper ATPase IstB, which translates into the protein MAAGVPAAPPLPDDLEAVLRRLRLPHIRRLAPEVLATAKAQRWEPAEVLRALFAEEAAGRERSALATRRAAAAFPTGKTFDAWKPDASSIPAPTQQALRTLEWVHRRENLVVCGPSGTGKTFLLEALGQQAVESGLKVAWFTLEDLGVLLRRHRADDTVSKAIARVLRADLVVVDDIGLLPVAQDAAEGLYRLVDAAYEKRSVAVSSNLHPAAFDELMPKTLATATVDRLLHHAHVCQTSGDSVRLSQALAGQGVLALT